A genome region from Synchiropus splendidus isolate RoL2022-P1 chromosome 5, RoL_Sspl_1.0, whole genome shotgun sequence includes the following:
- the LOC128759391 gene encoding aggrecan core protein-like isoform X1 — MLKWTLPLFILLKVISASFDYVYEERSLLDPEDVLSVGIPLADPQRSLLGESLEIPCYFEDHTVPDPGAPPVRPLSHRIKWSRITKEKTTTILVALEGKVRISEDYLDRVQLLGYPTTPTDASIKITELRSSDTGVYRCEVQHGIEDNHGDVRVEVLGTVFHYRAITGRYTLTFEDAKAVCQQNSAVLASPEQLQAAYDDGFHQCDAGWLSDQTVRYPIHDPRVNCYGDKEELPGVRTYGVRDLNETYDVYCYTEKMIGRVFWVASAEKFTFSEAATACASKRAQLATTGQLYLAWQGGMDVCNAGWLGDGSVRYPINIRRPQCGGGLIGVRTVYLHTNQTGYPFPDSRYDAFCYSEFPDEEGSGVTDEENGVLSVTPITQSPEVFFRSTTTASEVVGEVETQRSTIVDVTYTEAPTEMTHLPNITEIITDIIHPVTAPPVIDREPTKGFVMPTTGVIFHYRSWSGRYAYTYVEAQIACQSVGASIATPEQLQAAYEAGYHQCDAGWLLDQTVRYPIVSPREKCAGDLGKLPGVRSYGLRPAEERYDVYCYIDGMKGQVFHLASAEGFTYEEAASNCRKQNSVLASTGELYVAWKMGFDKCRAGWLADHSVRYPVNNPRAECGGGTPGVHTVYIHSNQTGFPPTDSKYDAYCFRVDIQLIASETGLNVTDIQEAIQNMTLITSLLRPVTPSITSPIAVDFSGSGSGSADFGSASGDLQGSGGISGSGGISGSGSVSGSGETSGSGDPSGSGYASGSGDRAASGDLSGSGDMSGSAQLPSSGDLSGSGDEVASGVSSGEHPTSGDASADGSGSGLDGEGSGFTILLSGDKSFLSGDGSSSGGQQEAGEGSTDILIFPASGETSASGELSAFGSGSEHTSAESGSSSGESGMSSGFFAFSGFSGFPSGFSFSGSASGESGYFSGSGSPQVVLIDGGMIESSTPVTNREHELGGGLLEYSGSGSGSGILSGDVSGSGSGSGLSSGVSFSGSEFIDVTETSSKEQEASGTTVYFGLGSGAQESGSANTEFPSGSGSGSTMSGFSASGAQSSRSGYIGTVTFLDSQSMRVQSTINTVSMEMGQGVVEYSGEGSSSTEITAMTTSGLGVDVSTQAVLPIPLGEMAQIETTTGPEEDPNMEEILLTSNHLYMTVGPRLAPAGIMAPVTLTTPSYGSDLKLESTEGNIDPCHPNPCGMSLCAIESGIAVCHEVDVCHSNPCANGATCVETADSYKCLCLPSYGGEHCEIDEQTCEEGWTKFQGNCYLHFSDRETWLDAEQRCRGLNSHLVSIITPEEQHFVNTNGQDYQWIGLNDKTVENDFRWTDGTPRQYENWRPNQPDNYFNSGEDCVVMIWHENGQWNDVPCNYHLPFTCKKGPVSCGPPPEVENAHIFGIRRDEYFVDSIIRYQCDPEFRQRHRPVIRCKADGQWEEPQIECTDVKARRRKQDRGGEEESHSNILQ; from the exons ATGTTAAAGTGGACTCTCCCTCTGTTCATACTTCTGAAAGTCATCTCGGCATCTTTCGACTATGTGTACGAAGAGCGCTCGCTCCTGG ACCCAGAGGATGTGCTCAGCGTAGGTATTCCTCTGGCTGACCCACAACGAAGTCTACTTGGAGAGAGTTTGGAAATACCATGTTATTTTGAG GATCATACAGTTCCAGACCCTGGAGCTCCCCCTGTTCGCCCCCTTTCTCATCGAATCAAATGGAGCCGCATtacaaaagaaaagacaacaacCATTCTTGTGGCCTTGGAGGGAAAGGTGCGCATAAGTGAGGACTACCTGGACAGGGTTCAATTGCTAGGTTACCCCACAACCCCAACAGATGCCAGTATCAAGATAACCGAACTGCGGTCTAGTGACACCGGAGTTTACCGTTGTGAGGTTCAGCACGGGATCGAGGACAATCATGGCGACGTTCGTGTTGAGGTTCTTG GTACTGTATTCCATTATCGGGCCATTACTGGTCGCTACACATTGACCTTTGAAGATGCAAAGGCTGTTTGCCAACAGAACAGTGCAGTTTTAGCTTCTCCAGAACAATTGCAAGCAGCCTATGATGACGGATTCCACCAGTGCGACGCCGGCTGGCTCTCTGATCAGACAGTCAG gTACCCAATTCATGACCCTCGTGTCAACTGTTACGGAGATAAAGAAGAACTGCCAGGCGTCAGGACTTACGGTGTCAGAGATTTGAATGAGACTTATGATGTCTACTGCTACACAGAGAAAATGATAG GTCGAGTCTTCTGGGTGGCATCAGCAGAAAAGTTTACATTCTCAGAAGCCGCAACAGCATGCGCAAGTAAACGGGCACAACTGGCGACTACAGGACAGCTGTACTTGGCCTGGCAAGGCGGGATGGATGTCTGCAATGCTGGTTGGTTGGGTGACGGAAGTGTACGTTACCCGATCAATATTCGCCGTCCACAATGCGGTGGAGGTCTTATAGGAGTGCGAACAGTTTACCTGCATACAAACCAAACAGGATACCCATTTCCTGATTCCCGCTACGATGCATTTTGCTATTCAG AGTTTCCTGATGAGGAAGGTTCAGGAGTTACTGATGAAGAAAATGGGGTACTAAGTGTTACTCCAATCACACAAAGTCCAGAAGTCTTCTTCAGGAGCACGACGACAGCAAGTGAAGTGGTGGGAGAGGTGGAAACTCAACGTTCTACGATTGTAGATGTCACCTACACTGAAGCTCCCACTGAGATGACGCACTTACCGAACATCACTGAGATAATAACAGACATAATACACCCAGTAACTGCACCCCCTGTCATCGACAGAGAACCCACTAAAGGCTTTGTGATGCCCACTACTG GGGTCATTTTCCATTACCGTTCATGGTCAGGACGGTATGCCTACACCTATGTTGAGGCTCAGATTGCCTGTCAGAGTGTCGGAGCCTCCATTGCGACTCCAGAGCAACTGCAGGCAGCTTATGAGGCTGGATATCACCAATGTGACGCCGGTTGGCTCCTGGATCAGACAGTCAG GTACCCCATTGTTTCACCGCGGGAAAAGTGCGCCGGAGACTTGGGCAAACTGCCTGGAGTTCGGTCCTATGGACTAAGACCAGCAGAAGAAAGATATGATGTGTACTGCTATATTGATGGAatgaaag GCCAAGTTTTCCATTTGGCTTCTGCTGAAGGTTTTACTTACGAGGAGGCTGCATCCAATTGTCGTAAGCAGAACTCTGTCTTGGCCTCCACGGGTGAGCTCTATGTGGCGTGGAAAATGGGCTTCGACAAATGTCGCGCTGGCTGGCTTGCCGACCACAGTGTCCGATACCCTGTAAATAATCCACGTGCCGAGTGCGGTGGAGGAACGCCAGGAGTACACACTGTGTACATTCACAGTAACCAGACAGGCTTCCCCCCCACTGACAGCAAATATGATGCATATTGTTTtagag TGGATATCCAACTTATTGCAAGTGAAACTGGGCTGAATGTTACAGACATTCAAGAAGCCATCCAAAACATGACCCTAATTACCAGTTTACTGAGGCCTG TGACTCCAAGCATTACCTCTCCCATCGCTGTGGACTTTTCTGGGTCAGGCTCAGGCTCCGCGGACTTTGGTTCAGCATCTGGAGACTTGCAGGGTTCTGGTGGCATATCCGGATCTGGAGGCATTTCTGGATCTGGAAGCGTGTCTGGCTCTGGAGAGACATCTGGTTCAGGAGATCCATCGGGATCAGGATACGCTTCTGgctcaggagacagagctgctTCAGGAGACCTGTCTGGCTCAGGAGACATGTCTGGCTCTGCACAGCTGCCCAGCTCAGGCGACCTGTCTGGTTCTGGAGATGAGGTTGCTTCAGGTGTCAGCTCAGGAGAACATCCCACCTCAGGAGATGCCTCGGCAGATGGGTCTGGATCAGGCCTCGATGGAGAGGGATCTGGGTTCACTATTTTGTTATCAGGTGATAAAAGCTTTTTATCTGGAGATGGCTCAAGCTCAGGAGGACAACAAGAGGCAGGAGAGGGAAGCACTGACATCCTTATTTTCCCTGCTTCTGGAGAAACATCAGCTAGTGGTGAATTGTCAGCCTTCGGGAGTGGATCAGAACACACTTCTGCTGAGAGTGGATCTTCTTCTGGTGAAAGTGGCATGTCATCAGGTTTCTTTGCCTTTTCTGGTTTTAGTGGTTTTCCATCTGGCTTTTCGTTTTCGGGAAGTGCGAGCGGAGAATCCGGATATTTTTCAGGAAGTGGAAGTCCACAGGTCGTTTTAATCGATGGAGGAATGATTGAATCATCGACTCCTGTTACAAACAGAGAGCATGAACTTGGTGGTGGTCTACTAGAATACAGTGGATCGGGAAGTGGGTCCGGAATACTCAGTGGTGATGTCAGTGGCTCTGGAAGTGGCTCTGGACTCTCATCTGGTGTGTCATTTTCGGGATCAGAATTCATAGATGTGACAGAGACATCCTCTAAAGAACAAGAGGCCTCAGGCACAACTGTCTACTTTGGACTGGGAAGTGGTGCACAGGAGTCGGGCTCAGCAAACACTGAATTTCCATCTGGATCAGGATCGGGATCTACAATGTCTGGATTTAGTGCTtcaggagctcagtcatcaagAAGTGGGTACATCGGTACTGTTACATTCTTAGATTCGCAAAGTATGAGGGTACAGTCGACAATAAATACGGTCTCCATGGAGATGGGACAAGGGGTAGTTGAGTACAGTGGAGAAGGCAGCAGCAGTACTGAGATTACAGCCATGACAACTTCAGGTCTTGGCGTGGATGTTTCAACACAAGCAGTGCTTCCCATCCCTCTCGGTGAGATGGCACAAATAGAGACCACTACAGGTCCAGAAGAGGATCCAAACATGGAGGAAATACTCCTGACTTCCAACCATCTCTACATGACTGTTGGACCAAGACTAGCTCCCGCAGGAATTATGGCCCCTGTAACTTTGACCACACCAAGTTATGGGAGTGATTTGAAGCTTGAATCAACTGAAG GAAACATTGATCCGTGTCATCCAAATCCATGTGGCATGTCATTATGTGCTATTGAGAGTGGGATCGCTGTATGCCATG AAGTAGACGTATGTCACTCCAACCCTTGTGCCAATGGAGCCACCTGTGTGGAGACTGCAGACTCTTACAAATGCTTATGCCTGCCCAGCTACGGAGGGGAACACTGTGAGATTG ATGAACAGACGTGTGAAGAGGGTTGGACTAAGTTTCAGGGCAACTGCTACTTACACTTCTCTGACAGAGAGACGTGGCTAGATGCTGAACAGCGCTGTCGAGGCCTCAACTCACATTTGGTCAGCATTATCACGCCTGAGGAGCAGCACTTTGTCAACA CAAATGGCCAAGACTATCAGTGGATAGGCCTGAATGACAAGACAGTGGAGAATGACTTCCGCTGGACAGATGGAACTCCACGG CAATATGAGAACTGGAGACCGAATCAGCCGGACAATTACTTCAACTCTGGTGAAGACTGTGTGGTCATGATCTGGCACGAAAATGGACAGTGGAATGACGTCCCCTGCAACTATCATCTGCCATTCACCTGCAAGAAAGGACCAG TGTCATGTGGCCCACCACCAGAGGTTGAGAACGCTCACATATTTGGCATCAGAAGGGACGAATATTTTGTCGACTCCATTATCCGCTATCAGTGTGATCCAGAATTCAGACAGCGCCACCGACCAGTGATTCGCTGCAAAGCAGACGGGCAGTGGGAGGAGCCGCAGATTGAGTGCACTGATG TGAAAgccagaagaagaaaacaagacaGAGGGGGCGAGGAGGAATCACACAGCAACATTCTGCAGTAG
- the LOC128759391 gene encoding aggrecan core protein-like isoform X2, which produces MLKWTLPLFILLKVISASFDYVYEERSLLDPEDVLSVGIPLADPQRSLLGESLEIPCYFEDHTVPDPGAPPVRPLSHRIKWSRITKEKTTTILVALEGKVRISEDYLDRVQLLGYPTTPTDASIKITELRSSDTGVYRCEVQHGIEDNHGDVRVEVLGTVFHYRAITGRYTLTFEDAKAVCQQNSAVLASPEQLQAAYDDGFHQCDAGWLSDQTVRYPIHDPRVNCYGDKEELPGVRTYGVRDLNETYDVYCYTEKMIGRVFWVASAEKFTFSEAATACASKRAQLATTGQLYLAWQGGMDVCNAGWLGDGSVRYPINIRRPQCGGGLIGVRTVYLHTNQTGYPFPDSRYDAFCYSEFPDEEGSGVTDEENGVLSVTPITQSPEVFFRSTTTASEVVGEVETQRSTIVDVTYTEAPTEMTHLPNITEIITDIIHPVTAPPVIDREPTKGFVMPTTGVIFHYRSWSGRYAYTYVEAQIACQSVGASIATPEQLQAAYEAGYHQCDAGWLLDQTVRYPIVSPREKCAGDLGKLPGVRSYGLRPAEERYDVYCYIDGMKGQVFHLASAEGFTYEEAASNCRKQNSVLASTGELYVAWKMGFDKCRAGWLADHSVRYPVNNPRAECGGGTPGVHTVYIHSNQTGFPPTDSKYDAYCFRVDIQLIASETGLNVTDIQEAIQNMTLITSLLRPVTPSITSPIAVDFSGSGSGSADFGSASGDLQGSGGISGSGGISGSGSVSGSGETSGSGDPSGSGYASGSGDRAASGDLSGSGDMSGSAQLPSSGDLSGSGDEVASGVSSGEHPTSGDASADGSGSGLDGEGSGFTILLSGDKSFLSGDGSSSGGQQEAGEGSTDILIFPASGETSASGELSAFGSGSEHTSAESGSSSGESGMSSGFFAFSGFSGFPSGFSFSGSASGESGYFSGSGSPQVVLIDGGMIESSTPVTNREHELGGGLLEYSGSGSGSGILSGDVSGSGSGSGLSSGVSFSGSEFIDVTETSSKEQEASGTTVYFGLGSGAQESGSANTEFPSGSGSGSTMSGFSASGAQSSRSGYIGTVTFLDSQSMRVQSTINTVSMEMGQGVVEYSGEGSSSTEITAMTTSGLGVDVSTQAVLPIPLGEMAQIETTTGPEEDPNMEEILLTSNHLYMTVGPRLAPAGIMAPVTLTTPSYGSDLKLESTEGNIDPCHPNPCGMSLCAIESGIAVCHDEQTCEEGWTKFQGNCYLHFSDRETWLDAEQRCRGLNSHLVSIITPEEQHFVNTNGQDYQWIGLNDKTVENDFRWTDGTPRQYENWRPNQPDNYFNSGEDCVVMIWHENGQWNDVPCNYHLPFTCKKGPVSCGPPPEVENAHIFGIRRDEYFVDSIIRYQCDPEFRQRHRPVIRCKADGQWEEPQIECTDVKARRRKQDRGGEEESHSNILQ; this is translated from the exons ATGTTAAAGTGGACTCTCCCTCTGTTCATACTTCTGAAAGTCATCTCGGCATCTTTCGACTATGTGTACGAAGAGCGCTCGCTCCTGG ACCCAGAGGATGTGCTCAGCGTAGGTATTCCTCTGGCTGACCCACAACGAAGTCTACTTGGAGAGAGTTTGGAAATACCATGTTATTTTGAG GATCATACAGTTCCAGACCCTGGAGCTCCCCCTGTTCGCCCCCTTTCTCATCGAATCAAATGGAGCCGCATtacaaaagaaaagacaacaacCATTCTTGTGGCCTTGGAGGGAAAGGTGCGCATAAGTGAGGACTACCTGGACAGGGTTCAATTGCTAGGTTACCCCACAACCCCAACAGATGCCAGTATCAAGATAACCGAACTGCGGTCTAGTGACACCGGAGTTTACCGTTGTGAGGTTCAGCACGGGATCGAGGACAATCATGGCGACGTTCGTGTTGAGGTTCTTG GTACTGTATTCCATTATCGGGCCATTACTGGTCGCTACACATTGACCTTTGAAGATGCAAAGGCTGTTTGCCAACAGAACAGTGCAGTTTTAGCTTCTCCAGAACAATTGCAAGCAGCCTATGATGACGGATTCCACCAGTGCGACGCCGGCTGGCTCTCTGATCAGACAGTCAG gTACCCAATTCATGACCCTCGTGTCAACTGTTACGGAGATAAAGAAGAACTGCCAGGCGTCAGGACTTACGGTGTCAGAGATTTGAATGAGACTTATGATGTCTACTGCTACACAGAGAAAATGATAG GTCGAGTCTTCTGGGTGGCATCAGCAGAAAAGTTTACATTCTCAGAAGCCGCAACAGCATGCGCAAGTAAACGGGCACAACTGGCGACTACAGGACAGCTGTACTTGGCCTGGCAAGGCGGGATGGATGTCTGCAATGCTGGTTGGTTGGGTGACGGAAGTGTACGTTACCCGATCAATATTCGCCGTCCACAATGCGGTGGAGGTCTTATAGGAGTGCGAACAGTTTACCTGCATACAAACCAAACAGGATACCCATTTCCTGATTCCCGCTACGATGCATTTTGCTATTCAG AGTTTCCTGATGAGGAAGGTTCAGGAGTTACTGATGAAGAAAATGGGGTACTAAGTGTTACTCCAATCACACAAAGTCCAGAAGTCTTCTTCAGGAGCACGACGACAGCAAGTGAAGTGGTGGGAGAGGTGGAAACTCAACGTTCTACGATTGTAGATGTCACCTACACTGAAGCTCCCACTGAGATGACGCACTTACCGAACATCACTGAGATAATAACAGACATAATACACCCAGTAACTGCACCCCCTGTCATCGACAGAGAACCCACTAAAGGCTTTGTGATGCCCACTACTG GGGTCATTTTCCATTACCGTTCATGGTCAGGACGGTATGCCTACACCTATGTTGAGGCTCAGATTGCCTGTCAGAGTGTCGGAGCCTCCATTGCGACTCCAGAGCAACTGCAGGCAGCTTATGAGGCTGGATATCACCAATGTGACGCCGGTTGGCTCCTGGATCAGACAGTCAG GTACCCCATTGTTTCACCGCGGGAAAAGTGCGCCGGAGACTTGGGCAAACTGCCTGGAGTTCGGTCCTATGGACTAAGACCAGCAGAAGAAAGATATGATGTGTACTGCTATATTGATGGAatgaaag GCCAAGTTTTCCATTTGGCTTCTGCTGAAGGTTTTACTTACGAGGAGGCTGCATCCAATTGTCGTAAGCAGAACTCTGTCTTGGCCTCCACGGGTGAGCTCTATGTGGCGTGGAAAATGGGCTTCGACAAATGTCGCGCTGGCTGGCTTGCCGACCACAGTGTCCGATACCCTGTAAATAATCCACGTGCCGAGTGCGGTGGAGGAACGCCAGGAGTACACACTGTGTACATTCACAGTAACCAGACAGGCTTCCCCCCCACTGACAGCAAATATGATGCATATTGTTTtagag TGGATATCCAACTTATTGCAAGTGAAACTGGGCTGAATGTTACAGACATTCAAGAAGCCATCCAAAACATGACCCTAATTACCAGTTTACTGAGGCCTG TGACTCCAAGCATTACCTCTCCCATCGCTGTGGACTTTTCTGGGTCAGGCTCAGGCTCCGCGGACTTTGGTTCAGCATCTGGAGACTTGCAGGGTTCTGGTGGCATATCCGGATCTGGAGGCATTTCTGGATCTGGAAGCGTGTCTGGCTCTGGAGAGACATCTGGTTCAGGAGATCCATCGGGATCAGGATACGCTTCTGgctcaggagacagagctgctTCAGGAGACCTGTCTGGCTCAGGAGACATGTCTGGCTCTGCACAGCTGCCCAGCTCAGGCGACCTGTCTGGTTCTGGAGATGAGGTTGCTTCAGGTGTCAGCTCAGGAGAACATCCCACCTCAGGAGATGCCTCGGCAGATGGGTCTGGATCAGGCCTCGATGGAGAGGGATCTGGGTTCACTATTTTGTTATCAGGTGATAAAAGCTTTTTATCTGGAGATGGCTCAAGCTCAGGAGGACAACAAGAGGCAGGAGAGGGAAGCACTGACATCCTTATTTTCCCTGCTTCTGGAGAAACATCAGCTAGTGGTGAATTGTCAGCCTTCGGGAGTGGATCAGAACACACTTCTGCTGAGAGTGGATCTTCTTCTGGTGAAAGTGGCATGTCATCAGGTTTCTTTGCCTTTTCTGGTTTTAGTGGTTTTCCATCTGGCTTTTCGTTTTCGGGAAGTGCGAGCGGAGAATCCGGATATTTTTCAGGAAGTGGAAGTCCACAGGTCGTTTTAATCGATGGAGGAATGATTGAATCATCGACTCCTGTTACAAACAGAGAGCATGAACTTGGTGGTGGTCTACTAGAATACAGTGGATCGGGAAGTGGGTCCGGAATACTCAGTGGTGATGTCAGTGGCTCTGGAAGTGGCTCTGGACTCTCATCTGGTGTGTCATTTTCGGGATCAGAATTCATAGATGTGACAGAGACATCCTCTAAAGAACAAGAGGCCTCAGGCACAACTGTCTACTTTGGACTGGGAAGTGGTGCACAGGAGTCGGGCTCAGCAAACACTGAATTTCCATCTGGATCAGGATCGGGATCTACAATGTCTGGATTTAGTGCTtcaggagctcagtcatcaagAAGTGGGTACATCGGTACTGTTACATTCTTAGATTCGCAAAGTATGAGGGTACAGTCGACAATAAATACGGTCTCCATGGAGATGGGACAAGGGGTAGTTGAGTACAGTGGAGAAGGCAGCAGCAGTACTGAGATTACAGCCATGACAACTTCAGGTCTTGGCGTGGATGTTTCAACACAAGCAGTGCTTCCCATCCCTCTCGGTGAGATGGCACAAATAGAGACCACTACAGGTCCAGAAGAGGATCCAAACATGGAGGAAATACTCCTGACTTCCAACCATCTCTACATGACTGTTGGACCAAGACTAGCTCCCGCAGGAATTATGGCCCCTGTAACTTTGACCACACCAAGTTATGGGAGTGATTTGAAGCTTGAATCAACTGAAG GAAACATTGATCCGTGTCATCCAAATCCATGTGGCATGTCATTATGTGCTATTGAGAGTGGGATCGCTGTATGCCATG ATGAACAGACGTGTGAAGAGGGTTGGACTAAGTTTCAGGGCAACTGCTACTTACACTTCTCTGACAGAGAGACGTGGCTAGATGCTGAACAGCGCTGTCGAGGCCTCAACTCACATTTGGTCAGCATTATCACGCCTGAGGAGCAGCACTTTGTCAACA CAAATGGCCAAGACTATCAGTGGATAGGCCTGAATGACAAGACAGTGGAGAATGACTTCCGCTGGACAGATGGAACTCCACGG CAATATGAGAACTGGAGACCGAATCAGCCGGACAATTACTTCAACTCTGGTGAAGACTGTGTGGTCATGATCTGGCACGAAAATGGACAGTGGAATGACGTCCCCTGCAACTATCATCTGCCATTCACCTGCAAGAAAGGACCAG TGTCATGTGGCCCACCACCAGAGGTTGAGAACGCTCACATATTTGGCATCAGAAGGGACGAATATTTTGTCGACTCCATTATCCGCTATCAGTGTGATCCAGAATTCAGACAGCGCCACCGACCAGTGATTCGCTGCAAAGCAGACGGGCAGTGGGAGGAGCCGCAGATTGAGTGCACTGATG TGAAAgccagaagaagaaaacaagacaGAGGGGGCGAGGAGGAATCACACAGCAACATTCTGCAGTAG